The following coding sequences lie in one Pseudorca crassidens isolate mPseCra1 chromosome 2, mPseCra1.hap1, whole genome shotgun sequence genomic window:
- the PLA2G2D gene encoding group IID secretory phospholipase A2 has product MEGDFQQLPPLLCAGIMRLASLCMLVVFAGVIPAQGGMLDLNKMIRRVTGKRPIFSYFLYGCHCGFGGKGQPKDATDWCCHIHDCCYAHLKHHKCNIHLDRYSYKSSQGNIQCSDKGSWCEQQLCTCDKELALCLQRNLDTYKNHLRYYWRPSCKGQTPTC; this is encoded by the exons ATGGAAGGGGACTTCCAGCAGCTGCCTCCACTGCTCTGTGCTGGGATCATGCGACTTGCCTCGCTGTGCATGCTGGTGGTGTTTGCTG GTGTGATTCCAGCCCAGGGCGGGATGCTGGACCTGAACAAGATGATCAGACGAGTGACGGGGAAGAGACCCATCTTCTCCTATTTTCTCTATGGCTGTCACTGCGGATTTGGTGGCAAAGGCCAACCCAAAGATGCCACAGACTG GTGCTGCCACATCCATGACTGCTGCTACGCTCACCTGAAGCACCACAAATGCAATATTCACTTGGATCGCTACAGCTACAAGTCTTCCCAGGGGAACATCCAGTGCT CTGACAAGGGGAGCTGGTGTGAGCAGCAGCTGTGCACCTGTGACAAGGAGCTGGCGCTCTGCCTGCAGCGGAACCTGGACACCTACAAGAACCACCTGCGTTACTACTGGCGGCCCAGCTGCAAGGGCCAGACCCCCACGTGCTAG